Proteins from one Carassius auratus strain Wakin linkage group LG28B, ASM336829v1, whole genome shotgun sequence genomic window:
- the cnn1b gene encoding calponin-1, which translates to MTTQFKSGPAFGLSAEVKSKLAHKYDPQKEEELRMWINEVTGRRLPENFMEGLKDGVILCELINTLQPGSVKKINKSPQNWHQLENIGNFVRAIQEYGLKPHDIFEANDLFENVNHTQVQSTLITLAGMAKSKGFHSKYDVGVKYAEKQQRKFDPEKLKEGRNIIGLQMGTNKFASQKGMTSYGTRRHLYDPKTGMENPLDQSTISLQMGTNKGASQSGMTAPGTKRQIFDKKLDMEMCDTSTVSLQMGTNKVASQTGMTVYGLPRQVYDSKYCSSPDDYINNGQDSEMDGYQYSD; encoded by the exons ATGACCACGCAATTCAAGAGCGGACCTGCTTTCGGACTGTCTGCGGAGGTCAAGAGTAAG cTGGCCCACAAATATGACCCACAAAAGGAGGAGGAGCTAAGAATGTGGATCAATGAGGTCACAGGCCGCAGACTTCCCGAGAACTTCATGGAGGGACTGAAAGACGGAGTTATACTCTGCGA GCTCATCAACACTCTTCAGCCCGGTTCGGTAAAAAAGATCAACAAATCTCCTCAAAACTGGCATCAG CTGGAAAATATTGGTAATTTCGTCCGAGCCATTCAAGAGTATGGACTGAAGCCACATGATATATTTGAGGCCAACGACCTGTTTGAGAACGTCAACCACACTCAGGTCCAGAGCACACTTATTACGCTGGCTGGGATG GCCAAATCTAAAGGCTTCCATTCGAAATACGACGTTGGAGTGAAATATGCAGAGAAACAACAGCGCAAATTTGATCCGGAGAAACTGAAGGAAGGACGCAATATTATTGGTCTGCAG ATGGGCACCAATAAGTTTGCCAGTCAGAAGGGTATGACATCTTACGGCACACGGCGTCACCTCTATGACCCAAAGACGGGTATGGAGAATCCTCTGGACCAATCAACAATCAGCCTGCAGATGGGCACCAACAAAGGAGCCAGTCAG TCCGGCATGACGGCCCCCGGCACCAAGCGGCAGATCTTCGATAAGAAGCTGGACATGGAGATGTGCGACACCTCTACCGTCTCGCTGCAGATGGGCACCAATAAAGTGGCGTCCCAGACCGGCATGACGGTGTACGGTCTGCCCCGTCAGGTGTACGACAGCAAGTACTGCTCCAGCCCCGATGACTACATCAACAACGGCCAGGACTCAGAGATGGATGGATACCAGTACTCTGACTAG